A part of Tessaracoccus timonensis genomic DNA contains:
- a CDS encoding endonuclease domain-containing protein: protein MHPELQRLLAADGAVSRREHPELANAIRHALRTGALVALLPGTYSFERSFETLVTAVKLWDPDAVFTGATAAKLSWWPELEVREVTAVVRRPSERAVPGLRLSRGEIDPDLVFEKDGYRLVHPAWCALELTDTLGGEAIDQALRRRATSLKAMRWAIGVMARRAGNVERRRLLLESRDQPWSELERDGHRMLRRARIKGWKGNQRIVLPDGSVRYVDIAFRGLKLAVELDSWEHHKSYEAFVDDRRKDVQLIMQGWTVLRFTHATLPDLVPTIRALLQKLQNPYAA from the coding sequence ATGCACCCCGAACTCCAGCGACTGCTCGCGGCCGACGGCGCAGTCTCCCGCCGCGAGCACCCCGAGCTCGCCAATGCCATCCGCCATGCGCTGCGCACCGGCGCGCTGGTTGCGCTGTTGCCGGGCACCTACTCCTTCGAGCGATCGTTCGAGACTCTCGTCACGGCAGTGAAGCTCTGGGATCCCGATGCGGTGTTCACCGGCGCGACGGCTGCGAAGCTGAGCTGGTGGCCAGAACTCGAGGTTCGGGAGGTGACAGCCGTGGTGCGGCGCCCGAGCGAGCGTGCAGTCCCCGGGCTGCGGCTGAGTCGCGGAGAAATCGATCCCGACCTCGTCTTCGAGAAGGATGGTTACCGGCTCGTGCATCCTGCCTGGTGCGCATTGGAGCTCACCGACACGCTCGGCGGCGAGGCCATCGACCAGGCATTGCGCCGACGCGCAACCAGCCTGAAAGCGATGCGCTGGGCCATTGGGGTGATGGCCAGGCGAGCGGGCAACGTGGAACGGCGACGGTTACTGCTGGAGTCACGAGACCAGCCGTGGTCTGAGTTGGAGCGTGACGGCCACCGGATGCTGCGTCGAGCCCGAATCAAAGGGTGGAAGGGCAACCAACGGATTGTGCTTCCTGACGGCTCGGTGCGCTACGTCGACATCGCGTTTCGTGGGCTGAAGCTGGCGGTGGAGTTGGATTCGTGGGAGCACCACAAGTCGTACGAAGCGTTCGTCGATGATCGACGCAAAGACGTCCAGCTCATCATGCAGGGCTGGACGGTGCTGCGCTTCACCCATGCGACGCTGCCCGACCTGGTGCCGACGATCCGGGCACTGCTCCAGAAACTTCAAAATCCGTACGCAGCTTGA
- a CDS encoding PadR family transcriptional regulator yields the protein MEIIQWPAGWQRGILELCVLRIIGDGPTYGYDIASRLADAGLGEVKGGTLYPLLKRLEQGGLVVVEWRPGEGGPGRKFYELNELGRARRDELADVWRRFSAAVTNHVSPIGKDH from the coding sequence ATGGAAATAATCCAGTGGCCAGCCGGCTGGCAGCGCGGCATCCTCGAGCTGTGCGTGCTGCGCATCATCGGCGACGGCCCCACCTATGGCTACGACATCGCCTCGAGGCTGGCCGACGCCGGTTTGGGCGAGGTCAAGGGCGGGACGCTGTACCCGCTGCTCAAGCGCCTCGAGCAGGGCGGGCTGGTCGTCGTCGAGTGGCGCCCGGGTGAGGGCGGGCCCGGGCGCAAGTTCTACGAGCTCAACGAGCTGGGCCGCGCGCGAAGAGACGAGCTCGCCGACGTCTGGCGACGCTTTTCCGCTGCCGTCACCAACCACGTCTCCCCTATCGGAAAGGACCACTGA
- a CDS encoding DUF4870 domain-containing protein, with product MNAYESQPGPDSGLPMQVSSDDRTMATLTHALGAVFTLLVPLVIWLINKDNPAKRFVNEHAKEALNFQITMLIAYAIAGVLSIPLAFVFIGFMLVPVVYVLNIIFGVIAAMASNKGERYRYPFALRLIA from the coding sequence ATGAACGCATACGAGTCTCAGCCCGGCCCTGACAGCGGCCTGCCGATGCAGGTTTCCTCCGACGATCGCACGATGGCCACCCTTACCCATGCGCTCGGGGCGGTGTTCACGCTGCTTGTGCCGTTGGTCATCTGGCTGATCAACAAGGACAATCCCGCCAAGCGGTTCGTCAATGAGCACGCCAAGGAGGCACTCAATTTCCAGATCACGATGCTGATCGCCTATGCCATCGCCGGTGTCCTCAGCATCCCGCTCGCATTCGTCTTCATCGGTTTCATGCTCGTGCCGGTGGTCTACGTGTTGAACATCATCTTCGGTGTCATCGCCGCAATGGCGTCCAATAAGGGAGAGCGCTACCGGTACCCCTTCGCGCTGCGCCTGATCGCCTGA
- a CDS encoding FAD-binding and (Fe-S)-binding domain-containing protein gives MECVPNLDSSPLTRALYTSDGSLYRVEPTAVATPRTTSELIETVRWALRQQLPITMRGAGTSCAGNAVGTGLIVDVSRHLTRIHSIDAESRTAVIDPGVVQDQLQQAAAPYGLRLGPDPSTSSRCTVGGMIGNNACGPRALGYGRMADNVVELEIIDGTGELRTLGRDEFPELKALVAANLGVIRTEFGRFTRQVSGYSLEHLLPERRFDVAKFFAGTEGTLGVITKATVKLVADAPHKLMVALGYPTMADAGDDIANLLQFSPTACEGLDRRIVDVVIRQKGPDAVDALPAGDGWMLLELTDDDPAALRSRAQQLLDTARAGDGWIVDDPVEAARLWQIRADGAGLAGVSLEKPAYPGWEDSAVPPEHLGDYLRAFDACLERHGLQGLPYGHFGDGCVHCRIDFPLDEPDGPERYRAFVEEAAQIVAGFGGSMSGEHGDGRARSALLKYMYSDEALELFAQVKHLFDPQNLLNPGILVDPVPVEADARMVAAASSPLNLSDPDFVREVHQCTGVGKCLANNAPSGGVMCPSFHATREQKDSTRGRARVLQEMVNGSIITQGWRSPEVAEALDLCLSCKGCARDCPTGIDMAAYKARVTHERYKGRLRPRNHYALGWLPRWGRMITSVPGLGRVVNAIGAAPVVGNALKWAAGVDGRRQIPRFAKRRATSALEEASSPQSRADKGRVLLWVDSFTNCFESNTFAAMVQVLSWLGYEPTVLDRTACCGLTWISTGQLDGARTQLRKAAAVLAPFVADGIPIIGLEPSCTAVWRGDASDLLPDDENVAALRGKVRTLAEFLADDPDFTPPDLSGHTIVAQPHCHHASVIGWREDRKLLESTGAELVVVGGCCGLAGNFGVERGHHEVSVKVYESNLQPALENNPDAIILADGFSCQTQMRSLSNRDSMSLAELLATH, from the coding sequence ATGGAGTGCGTGCCCAACCTAGATTCTTCGCCGCTCACCCGTGCGCTGTACACCTCCGACGGGTCCCTCTACCGAGTTGAACCCACCGCTGTGGCGACGCCACGCACCACGTCAGAGCTCATTGAAACCGTGCGTTGGGCACTCCGCCAACAGCTACCCATCACTATGCGCGGTGCGGGTACCTCATGCGCCGGCAACGCCGTCGGGACTGGGCTGATCGTCGACGTGTCGCGCCACCTCACCCGCATCCACTCCATTGACGCGGAATCCCGCACGGCTGTGATCGACCCTGGCGTCGTGCAAGACCAGCTGCAGCAAGCCGCCGCCCCATACGGGCTGCGCCTCGGCCCCGACCCGTCGACGTCGTCGCGGTGCACCGTCGGCGGCATGATCGGCAACAACGCCTGCGGGCCGCGCGCGCTGGGGTATGGGCGCATGGCCGACAACGTCGTCGAACTGGAGATCATCGACGGCACCGGCGAGCTGCGGACGCTGGGCCGCGACGAGTTCCCCGAGCTCAAAGCCCTTGTGGCGGCCAATTTGGGCGTGATCCGTACTGAGTTCGGGCGGTTCACGCGGCAGGTGTCCGGCTATTCGTTGGAGCACCTGCTGCCCGAGCGCCGCTTCGATGTCGCGAAGTTCTTCGCCGGCACCGAGGGCACGCTGGGAGTGATCACGAAGGCGACGGTGAAGCTCGTCGCTGATGCGCCCCACAAGCTGATGGTGGCGCTCGGCTACCCCACGATGGCGGATGCCGGCGACGACATCGCCAACCTGCTCCAGTTCTCCCCCACCGCGTGCGAAGGGCTCGACCGGCGCATCGTCGACGTGGTCATCCGCCAGAAGGGCCCCGACGCCGTGGACGCGCTGCCTGCGGGCGACGGCTGGATGCTACTCGAACTCACCGACGACGACCCCGCCGCGCTGCGGAGCCGGGCGCAGCAGCTCCTCGACACCGCGCGCGCCGGCGACGGTTGGATCGTGGACGACCCCGTCGAGGCTGCCCGGCTGTGGCAGATTCGCGCCGACGGTGCGGGCCTGGCGGGCGTGTCGCTCGAGAAGCCGGCGTACCCCGGTTGGGAGGATTCCGCGGTGCCGCCGGAGCACCTCGGCGACTACCTGCGCGCGTTCGACGCGTGCCTCGAGCGGCACGGCTTGCAGGGGCTCCCCTACGGGCATTTCGGCGACGGATGCGTGCACTGCCGCATCGATTTCCCGCTCGACGAGCCCGACGGCCCCGAGCGCTACCGCGCGTTCGTCGAGGAGGCCGCGCAGATCGTCGCGGGATTCGGCGGCTCGATGAGCGGCGAGCACGGCGACGGCCGGGCGCGTTCCGCGCTGCTGAAGTACATGTACTCCGACGAGGCACTCGAGCTGTTTGCGCAAGTCAAGCACTTGTTTGATCCGCAGAATCTGCTGAACCCAGGCATCCTCGTCGACCCCGTACCGGTAGAGGCCGACGCGCGCATGGTGGCTGCGGCTTCGTCGCCCCTGAACCTGAGCGACCCGGACTTCGTGCGGGAGGTGCATCAGTGCACGGGTGTCGGGAAGTGCCTCGCCAACAACGCGCCGTCGGGTGGGGTGATGTGCCCGAGCTTCCACGCCACGCGTGAGCAGAAAGACTCGACGCGGGGCCGCGCGCGGGTGCTGCAGGAGATGGTGAACGGGTCGATCATTACGCAGGGCTGGCGCTCTCCCGAAGTCGCTGAGGCACTTGATTTGTGCTTGTCATGCAAGGGTTGCGCCCGCGACTGCCCGACCGGCATCGACATGGCGGCCTACAAGGCTCGCGTCACGCACGAGCGGTACAAAGGCAGGCTCCGGCCCCGCAATCACTACGCGCTGGGCTGGCTGCCGCGCTGGGGGCGGATGATCACGTCGGTGCCCGGGCTGGGGCGTGTGGTGAACGCCATCGGCGCGGCTCCCGTCGTAGGGAACGCGTTGAAATGGGCCGCGGGCGTGGACGGGCGGCGGCAGATTCCGCGGTTCGCGAAGCGGCGCGCCACGTCGGCACTGGAGGAGGCCTCGTCGCCACAATCACGTGCTGACAAGGGGCGGGTGCTGCTGTGGGTGGACTCGTTCACCAACTGCTTCGAGTCGAACACCTTCGCCGCGATGGTGCAGGTGCTGAGCTGGCTGGGCTACGAGCCGACCGTGCTCGACCGCACCGCGTGTTGCGGGCTCACCTGGATCTCCACCGGGCAACTCGACGGCGCTCGCACGCAGCTGCGGAAGGCGGCCGCGGTGCTGGCGCCGTTCGTCGCGGATGGCATCCCCATCATCGGCTTGGAGCCGAGCTGCACGGCGGTGTGGCGCGGGGATGCGTCTGATCTGTTACCGGACGACGAGAACGTGGCAGCGCTTCGGGGCAAGGTGCGGACGCTGGCGGAATTCCTCGCCGACGATCCTGACTTCACTCCCCCGGACCTCTCCGGCCACACCATCGTCGCGCAGCCGCATTGCCACCATGCGTCGGTGATCGGTTGGCGCGAAGACCGCAAGCTGCTCGAGTCCACCGGGGCGGAGCTGGTCGTCGTCGGCGGGTGCTGCGGTCTGGCCGGCAACTTCGGCGTCGAGCGCGGACACCACGAAGTGAGCGTGAAGGTGTACGAGTCGAACCTGCAGCCCGCGCTCGAGAACAACCCCGATGCGATCATCCTCGCCGACGGATTCTCCTGCCAAACCCAGATGCGCTCCCTGTCGAACCGCGACTCGATGTCGCTGGCTGAGCTACTCGCCACGCACTGA
- a CDS encoding MarR family winged helix-turn-helix transcriptional regulator, protein MSTPQRGWLTEDQQKIWRSSLLAKKRISEYLDHVLREYGLSLDEYELLVRLSEAPDTTLRMGELAESVGHSRSRLTHTIARMENRNLVRREPSTCDGRGVQAVLTAEGLDVLRDAAPHHVDSVRQVLIDAVSPEDLEALGRCMDAILEVADEATGKR, encoded by the coding sequence ATGAGCACTCCCCAGCGTGGCTGGTTGACAGAAGATCAGCAAAAAATTTGGCGAAGTTCGCTCCTTGCCAAGAAGAGGATCAGCGAATATCTCGACCACGTACTGAGAGAGTACGGTTTGAGCCTCGACGAATACGAGCTGCTCGTTCGCCTGTCGGAAGCCCCCGACACCACGCTGCGCATGGGTGAACTCGCCGAGAGCGTGGGCCACTCCCGCTCGCGCCTCACGCACACCATCGCCCGGATGGAAAACCGCAACCTCGTCCGCCGCGAACCGAGCACCTGCGACGGGCGCGGCGTCCAGGCAGTCCTCACTGCTGAGGGCCTCGACGTGCTGCGTGACGCCGCGCCGCACCACGTTGATTCGGTGCGCCAGGTGCTCATCGACGCCGTGTCCCCCGAGGATTTGGAGGCGCTCGGGCGGTGCATGGATGCGATCCTGGAGGTCGCGGACGAGGCGACCGGCAAGCGGTAA
- a CDS encoding long-chain fatty acid--CoA ligase gives MTTHSDELERVSKSFGDYFRWRVAESPDSLAFSCPDYAAEGPSQWTKFTWAESRVIVDELAAGFLARGIKPEERISICSSTRIEWIFIDLAIACSAAATTTIYPNTGEDEMRYIITDSDSKILVAENATHLEKVLHDDAITEQVHTVVMLDTEGVTLDDRIISYTQLREAGRKLLAEQPTAVDDVLATVQIGDLSTLIYTSGTTGRPKGVRLPHRCWMAEAVGSMERHLLPHDTTMYLWLPLSHVFGKTLLACSMAYNIHNAVDGRIDRIVDGLQETKPDVMCGVPRIFEKVRAAVITGKGIKGRISHWAFAVGRDAMAAREKGELKGLLKWKHALADKLVYSKLKERLGGNIRYMISGSAKLNPQVQTWFESAGIRIIEGYGSTETSAIATVDDPDNPRLGTVGLPLPRVETRLAEDGELLLRGPSLFDGYHNLPEKTAEVLEADGWYHTGDIAEIDETGRVRITDRKKDLFKTSGGKYVAPQKVEAAITTNIPYVSQAIAVGEGRKYVAALVVMEPALLRAWAEKRGMGELSYAELTQRPEIYGSVEKQMAKANARLEHWETVKKFAILDHELTVENGGTTANMKIRRGIVAQEYQDIVDGLYPKEN, from the coding sequence ATGACCACTCATTCGGACGAATTGGAGCGCGTCTCCAAGAGCTTCGGTGACTACTTCCGCTGGCGCGTAGCGGAGAGCCCGGATTCCTTGGCGTTCAGCTGCCCTGACTACGCCGCGGAAGGTCCGAGCCAGTGGACGAAATTCACGTGGGCCGAGTCGCGCGTCATCGTCGACGAGCTCGCCGCCGGCTTCCTGGCACGGGGCATCAAGCCTGAAGAGCGCATCTCCATCTGCTCGTCCACCCGCATCGAGTGGATCTTCATCGATCTCGCCATCGCCTGCTCGGCGGCCGCCACCACGACGATCTACCCCAACACGGGTGAAGACGAGATGCGGTACATCATCACCGACTCCGACTCGAAGATCCTCGTCGCTGAGAACGCCACACACCTCGAGAAGGTGTTGCACGACGACGCCATCACCGAGCAGGTGCACACCGTCGTGATGCTCGACACCGAAGGCGTCACCCTCGACGACCGCATCATCAGCTACACCCAGCTGCGCGAAGCCGGCCGCAAGCTGCTCGCCGAGCAGCCCACCGCCGTCGACGATGTGCTGGCCACGGTGCAGATCGGCGACCTCTCCACACTGATCTACACCTCCGGCACGACGGGGCGCCCCAAGGGTGTACGGCTGCCGCACCGCTGCTGGATGGCGGAGGCCGTCGGCTCTATGGAGCGGCATCTGCTGCCGCACGACACCACCATGTATCTGTGGCTCCCGCTCAGCCATGTCTTCGGCAAGACGCTGCTGGCATGTTCCATGGCCTACAACATTCACAACGCCGTCGACGGGCGGATCGACCGGATCGTCGACGGGCTGCAGGAAACCAAGCCCGACGTGATGTGCGGCGTGCCGCGCATCTTCGAGAAGGTGCGCGCCGCGGTGATCACCGGCAAGGGCATCAAGGGTCGGATTTCCCACTGGGCCTTCGCGGTTGGCCGCGACGCCATGGCCGCGCGTGAGAAGGGCGAGCTGAAGGGCCTGCTGAAGTGGAAGCATGCGCTGGCTGACAAGCTGGTGTACTCCAAGTTGAAGGAGCGCCTCGGCGGCAACATTCGCTACATGATCTCGGGCTCCGCGAAGCTGAACCCGCAGGTGCAGACCTGGTTTGAGTCTGCCGGCATCCGCATCATCGAGGGGTACGGGTCGACGGAAACCTCCGCCATCGCCACCGTGGATGACCCAGATAATCCGCGACTAGGCACCGTCGGGCTGCCCCTGCCGCGCGTGGAGACGAGGCTTGCTGAGGACGGCGAGCTCCTGTTGCGCGGCCCGTCGCTGTTCGACGGCTACCACAACCTTCCCGAGAAGACAGCCGAGGTGCTCGAAGCCGACGGCTGGTACCACACCGGCGACATCGCGGAGATCGACGAAACCGGGCGGGTGCGCATCACCGACCGCAAGAAGGACCTCTTCAAGACCTCCGGTGGTAAGTACGTCGCACCGCAGAAGGTTGAGGCGGCGATCACGACGAACATCCCGTACGTGTCGCAGGCCATCGCGGTGGGCGAGGGGCGTAAGTACGTGGCGGCGCTCGTCGTCATGGAGCCTGCCCTGCTGCGCGCCTGGGCGGAGAAGCGCGGCATGGGTGAGCTGAGCTACGCGGAGCTCACCCAGCGTCCCGAGATTTATGGGTCGGTGGAGAAGCAGATGGCGAAGGCTAACGCGCGCCTGGAGCACTGGGAGACGGTGAAGAAGTTCGCCATCCTCGACCACGAGCTCACCGTCGAAAACGGCGGAACCACGGCGAACATGAAGATCCGACGAGGCATCGTCGCGCAGGAATACCAGGACATCGTCGACGGGCTGTACCCGAAGGAAAACTGA
- a CDS encoding thioesterase family protein → MHAPIQLRWSDMDAQRHVNNARIADYLQEARVHLLRDSGILEQGVVVVGQQVMFRRSVEYSPEPLDVELVITHLGAARVQIGYVLRQFDEVVTEARTVLAPFDFDQQRPVRLTPEMRAYFGQHRAVWDPFPELTAPALEGRGIATRHHTRWTDLDRYGHVNNMLVFEYLQQARIEVSPQWSPTLARPGSGEAEYNWLVVRQDVDYLAQIHHSFEPLTVRTALTHLGRTSLKSAAEVCSPDGTLLARGRTVVVCTDAQFRPCALPDRESLEQHLVA, encoded by the coding sequence GTGCACGCGCCCATCCAGCTGCGCTGGTCGGACATGGATGCGCAGCGCCACGTGAACAACGCGCGCATCGCCGACTACCTGCAGGAGGCGCGCGTGCACCTGCTGCGCGACTCCGGCATCCTCGAGCAGGGCGTCGTGGTCGTGGGGCAGCAGGTGATGTTCCGGCGGTCAGTCGAGTACTCGCCCGAGCCGCTCGACGTCGAGCTCGTCATCACTCACCTCGGCGCCGCACGCGTGCAGATCGGCTACGTGCTTCGGCAATTCGACGAAGTGGTCACCGAGGCGCGCACGGTGCTGGCGCCGTTTGACTTCGATCAGCAGCGCCCCGTGCGCCTCACCCCTGAGATGCGCGCGTACTTCGGCCAACACAGGGCTGTGTGGGATCCGTTTCCGGAGCTCACGGCCCCGGCGCTCGAGGGGCGGGGGATTGCGACGAGGCATCACACCAGGTGGACCGACCTCGACCGCTACGGGCACGTCAACAACATGCTCGTGTTCGAGTACCTGCAGCAGGCGCGCATCGAGGTGTCACCGCAGTGGAGCCCGACGTTGGCTCGCCCCGGCAGCGGCGAGGCCGAGTACAACTGGCTCGTCGTTCGGCAAGACGTCGACTACCTGGCTCAGATTCACCACAGCTTCGAGCCCCTCACCGTGCGCACGGCGCTCACCCATCTTGGGCGCACCTCGCTGAAGTCGGCTGCTGAAGTGTGTTCGCCCGACGGAACCTTGCTGGCGCGCGGGCGGACCGTCGTGGTGTGTACGGATGCACAGTTTCGTCCGTGTGCGTTGCCGGATCGGGAGTCGCTGGAGCAGCACCTGGTGGCGTGA
- a CDS encoding Abi family protein, whose product MTKPVKQAATIPEHIALLRSRGMEVECELAHQWLSYVSYYRLSAYWYPARRLGRCGNRDDEFNPGTRFSDVAALYEADRKLRALVHDGMERIEIAMRTRIGEALIDGDPLAYVDPRRFRPTFDHQRWMRTITRRVDRAGRNNEAIRHYQAKYDSQYPFWVLAEVLDFADISRLYEGLLVADQRRVAEELGIVVDLADLSKNQQRKVKLQSPLVRWMEQLTIVRNICAHHARLWNKSFAPAPTAALRTQSGFAGLPDGQSEQVFGVLTVMTHLIRVASPGKTWPRKIANLISESFLPNPLVAPSALGLPEPWAGTF is encoded by the coding sequence GTGACCAAACCAGTAAAACAAGCAGCAACTATTCCCGAACACATTGCGTTGCTGCGCTCTCGCGGCATGGAAGTTGAGTGCGAATTGGCGCACCAATGGTTGAGCTACGTAAGCTACTACCGGCTGTCGGCGTATTGGTATCCCGCTAGGAGACTGGGCCGTTGCGGCAACCGAGATGATGAATTCAACCCCGGCACCAGATTTAGCGATGTTGCTGCGCTCTACGAGGCGGACAGGAAACTACGCGCACTCGTGCACGACGGCATGGAGCGTATTGAAATTGCTATGCGCACTCGCATAGGCGAAGCTCTCATCGATGGCGATCCCCTTGCCTATGTTGATCCACGACGGTTCCGCCCCACCTTTGATCACCAACGATGGATGAGAACTATCACGAGGCGCGTTGACCGCGCAGGTCGCAACAATGAGGCAATCCGGCATTATCAGGCGAAGTATGACAGCCAATACCCTTTTTGGGTGCTTGCTGAAGTGCTCGACTTTGCCGATATTTCACGCCTGTATGAAGGGTTGTTGGTTGCGGACCAGCGTCGTGTTGCCGAAGAACTGGGAATTGTCGTCGACCTGGCAGATTTATCGAAGAACCAGCAACGCAAGGTAAAGCTCCAATCACCGCTTGTGCGATGGATGGAGCAGCTTACGATTGTTCGCAATATTTGCGCACACCACGCTCGATTGTGGAATAAGTCATTTGCGCCAGCCCCCACCGCAGCGTTGCGAACGCAGTCAGGCTTCGCCGGGCTACCTGATGGGCAGAGCGAACAAGTCTTTGGCGTGCTCACCGTGATGACGCACCTCATTCGAGTAGCATCGCCCGGGAAAACTTGGCCCAGGAAAATTGCGAATCTCATCAGCGAGAGCTTCCTCCCCAATCCGCTCGTAGCTCCCTCAGCGTTGGGACTACCAGAGCCCTGGGCAGGCACCTTTTAA
- a CDS encoding NAD-dependent deacylase: MARIVILTGAGVSAESGIRTFRDANGLWENHDITDVATPEGFEADPALVNEFYNQRRRQLCSDAVRPNAAHEALARLQRELPGEVLIVTQNIDDLHERAGATDVIHMHGELLNQWCLACGERTHTRDDIAEHTSCPACGERGRLRPDVVWFGEVPYEMDRISNEFERCTLFASIGTSGEVYPAAAFVQYAVAVGAHTVELNLDASRAFSYFHEVRQGLASVEVPKWVDEVLAGS; this comes from the coding sequence ATGGCACGTATCGTCATTCTCACGGGCGCGGGCGTTTCAGCGGAGTCGGGCATCCGCACGTTTCGCGACGCCAACGGACTGTGGGAGAACCACGACATCACCGACGTCGCCACGCCGGAGGGGTTCGAGGCCGACCCAGCGCTCGTGAACGAGTTCTACAACCAGCGCCGCCGTCAGCTGTGCTCAGATGCGGTGCGCCCGAATGCTGCGCACGAGGCGCTCGCGCGGCTACAGCGCGAACTGCCCGGCGAGGTGCTTATCGTCACGCAAAACATTGATGACCTGCACGAACGCGCCGGCGCCACCGATGTCATCCACATGCACGGCGAGCTGCTCAACCAATGGTGCCTGGCGTGCGGCGAGCGCACGCATACCCGCGACGACATCGCCGAACACACCTCGTGCCCTGCCTGCGGCGAACGGGGAAGGCTGCGCCCCGACGTGGTCTGGTTTGGCGAGGTCCCCTACGAGATGGACCGAATCAGCAACGAGTTTGAGCGCTGCACGCTGTTCGCGTCCATCGGCACCTCGGGGGAGGTGTATCCCGCCGCCGCCTTCGTGCAGTACGCAGTCGCAGTAGGAGCGCACACCGTCGAACTGAATCTCGACGCATCGAGAGCGTTCAGCTACTTCCACGAAGTCCGGCAGGGGCTCGCGTCGGTGGAGGTGCCGAAATGGGTCGACGAAGTGCTGGCCGGCAGCTGA
- a CDS encoding exonuclease domain-containing protein, with protein MALNLFRRSPDAQRRRRLASAPEGPVRDFLSTPFPTTNLPLAALPLLAIDLETTGLDPAEDRILSIGFVPVDGDSITLGGARHVLICPDEASSVGASATLHGITDDALTAGMSLREALEITLTALQGRVLLAHYARVEVEFITRACHQVFGAAPVFPVADTMQLGHDLVLHQQAAVPRGALRLWALRRCFGLPTYKAHHALGDALACAELYLALTAELGLTKARQVLR; from the coding sequence ATGGCGCTCAACTTGTTCCGTAGATCCCCCGACGCGCAACGTCGCCGGCGCCTCGCCAGCGCCCCCGAAGGACCGGTGCGAGACTTCCTCTCCACACCATTCCCGACGACAAACCTCCCGCTGGCAGCCCTACCGCTGCTGGCCATCGACCTGGAAACCACCGGCCTCGACCCCGCCGAGGACCGCATCCTCAGTATCGGGTTTGTCCCCGTCGACGGCGACAGCATCACCCTCGGTGGCGCGCGACACGTGCTGATATGCCCCGACGAGGCATCGTCGGTGGGTGCCTCCGCCACACTCCACGGCATCACCGACGATGCCCTCACCGCCGGCATGAGCCTGCGGGAAGCGCTCGAGATCACCCTCACGGCGCTGCAGGGTCGAGTGCTGCTCGCCCACTACGCCCGGGTAGAGGTGGAGTTCATCACCCGGGCTTGTCACCAGGTGTTTGGCGCCGCGCCGGTGTTCCCCGTCGCGGACACGATGCAACTCGGCCACGACCTCGTGCTCCACCAGCAAGCAGCAGTGCCGCGCGGTGCGCTCCGGCTGTGGGCACTGCGTCGGTGCTTCGGGCTGCCGACCTATAAGGCTCACCATGCGCTCGGCGATGCGCTCGCGTGTGCGGAGCTCTACCTCGCGCTGACTGCGGAGCTCGGGCTCACGAAGGCGCGCCAGGTGCTGCGCTGA